In the genome of Arthrobacter sp. PAMC25284, the window TCGGGCAGGAGGAAGACGGACATCGGCCAGCCGCCTTCGCCGCTGAGGGCCTGCGTCACTGCCATATAGACGGCGTCGACATCCGGACGTTCTTCGCGGTCCACCTTGACGGCAACAAAATGGGAGTTCAGGTACTCGGCAGTCTCCGCGTCCTCGAACGATTCATGCGCCATAACGTGGCACCAGTGACAGGCGGCATAGCCGATCGAGAGAAAAACGGGCACGTCACGGGCAGCGGCGAAGCCAAAGGCCTCATCACCGAAGGGGCGCCAGTGCACCGGGTTTCCGGCGTGCTGGCGCAGATAGGCAGACGGTTCACCGCCCAGGGCGTTGAACGCTCCCGGGCCTGCGTCCGCGGAACCACCGTCAGCGGCTTGCCGGTCCCGCATCGCCGTTGACTTCCGGTCGGGTTCCGTCCCGGGCAGGGTCCTGGGGGGTGCCGGCGGACTCCGGGCCGAGGCCCGCCGCGACGGCCTCCGCAGCGGCCGCGCGTTCCTCCTCGACCTGCGCGCGGTAGCGGACGCGGCGGATGCGCCGCACCATGTCCACGATCAGCACCGCAGTGAGCACAACGATAAAGGCGGTCAGCAGGAAACCGAGCAGGCCCGGAGTGACCTGGTCCTCGGACAGCCCCGGGCGCAGCGACGGCGTGGGGGTCGGTGCCGGAGTAGTTGCCAGAGCGATGAGCAAGGAATGCACGGTTGGTACCTTCTATGGGAACTGAGGTGGTCTCCCCCGTCGCGGGCCGGGGGCGTTGCCCGGGTTTCCGTCGCAGCTTCTACAGCCGATAGAAACCCTGGTTCTCTATCTTAGCCCGGCAAAGAGATCCGTTTCCGGCAGTTCCGCGGGGATCCGGGACTGGATCAGGGAGTAATCCTCCCACGGCCAGGTCCTGCGCTGCATCGCGGCCGAGACGGCGAAGAAGAACCCCTCCGGATCGACCTGGGTGCGATGCGCCCGGAGCGCCTCGTCGCGGGCCTCGAAGAAGTCACCGCACTCGATCTGGGTGGTGGTCGGATGGGTCGGCGCCGGCGGAGTGTGGCCTTCCGCATCTGTTTCCAGCCAGGCGGCCAGGCGCTGCGCGTAGGGTGACTCGAGGCCGGATTCTTCCAGCGCATGGTGCAGGGCGCGGAAGCGGTCCGGGCTGAAAGCCCGGTCGTAGTAAAGCTTGCTGGGCTCCCAGGCCGGGCCGGCGCCCGGGTAACGGGATGCATCTCCGGCCGCTTCAAAGGCCTCCACGGCCACCCGGTGCGCCATGATGTGGTCCGGATGAGGATAGCCGCCGTTTTCGTCGTAGCTCAGGATCACGTGCGGTTTGAAGTCCCGGACCAGCCGGACCAGGGGCGCGGCTGCCCGTTCCAGCGGCTGCAGGGCAAACGAGCCGGCCGGCAGCGGCGGCAGCGGATCGCCTTCGGGCAGTCCGGAATCCACAAATCCCAGCCAGCGCTGACGGATTCCGAGCGCCCTGGCCGCGGCTGCCATTTCCAGGCGGCGGGCACCGGCCATGTCGCGTGCAGGGTGCGGCTGGCCTTCCATCGCAGGGTTCTGGATGTCCCCGCGGGAACCGTCCGTGCACGTGGCCACCATCACGTCAATTCCCGCGGCGGCGTACTTGGCCATCGTGGCCGCACCCTTGCTTGATTCGTCGTCGGGATGGGCGTGGACTGCCAGCAGCCGAAGCGGCGCTGACGGACTCGTGGATGCTGTCATCGTGGGACGGCTCCTCTTTCTGCTGGTCTACTGTTCCGCGGGTTGGTGCGGTCGGGCTGCCGGGGCGGCCCGACAGGCGGGAACACACGTGGTGTCGACCGGAACCGGCCCTGTGGACATTACCCGGTCCGATCCACACTAAACTGGTCTGGTGACTTCCCGGGATCAGCCTGCCTCGCCGGCAACTACCAGCCTAGCCAATCGTTACGGCGGCCAAAAGCGGTCATTGTCCGGCCGGACCAAACGCATCATCCTGATCGCTGCTTTGGCCGCGGGTATCGCCTTTATGGCCTGGGTTTCGACGTCGAACGCCACGTCCAGCGTCACGTTCAAGGACATTGGCTACAGCACCCCCGACGGGACCCTCGCCGAGGTCGACTTCGAGGTGACGAAGGACCCCGCGGTGGCCGCGAAATGTGCCGTCAAGGCACTGGACTCCAAGTTCGCCGTCGTTGGGTGGAAAGTTCTTGATATCGGGCCGAATTCCGTCGATACGGGCAAGGACGGCGGACGCACGACTGTCCACCGCGTACAGGTTCGTACGGAGTCCCCGGCGGTCTCCGCCGTCGTCGACAATTGCTGGCTTCCGGACAAGCAGCAATAGCATCAGCGCCGCGGGCCGGCCGCAGCCGGCGGCCGCCGTCGGTCAACACGGTGTGGTCCGCACCGCCTCCCTGTTGGGTTTATCCACAGCATTGACTACACTGAGGTAACACCTTTCCCCGCTGAGCTGGTTACTGAGTTTCACAAGTGGCCACCGTGGCGGGGTCTTTTCTTGTATCACCACCCAAAGGAGATGTCCGTGTCTACCACTAACAGCGCAACGGCGGCTTGGCTCACCCAGGAAGCCTTTGACCGCTTGAAGGCAGAGCTGGACCACCTTTCCGGCGCAGGCCGGGCGGAGATCGTCCAGAAGATCGAAGCTGCCCGCCAGGAGGGCGATCTCAAGGAGA includes:
- a CDS encoding DUF4307 domain-containing protein codes for the protein MTSRDQPASPATTSLANRYGGQKRSLSGRTKRIILIAALAAGIAFMAWVSTSNATSSVTFKDIGYSTPDGTLAEVDFEVTKDPAVAAKCAVKALDSKFAVVGWKVLDIGPNSVDTGKDGGRTTVHRVQVRTESPAVSAVVDNCWLPDKQQ
- the mca gene encoding mycothiol conjugate amidase Mca, which gives rise to MTASTSPSAPLRLLAVHAHPDDESSKGAATMAKYAAAGIDVMVATCTDGSRGDIQNPAMEGQPHPARDMAGARRLEMAAAARALGIRQRWLGFVDSGLPEGDPLPPLPAGSFALQPLERAAAPLVRLVRDFKPHVILSYDENGGYPHPDHIMAHRVAVEAFEAAGDASRYPGAGPAWEPSKLYYDRAFSPDRFRALHHALEESGLESPYAQRLAAWLETDAEGHTPPAPTHPTTTQIECGDFFEARDEALRAHRTQVDPEGFFFAVSAAMQRRTWPWEDYSLIQSRIPAELPETDLFAGLR